In Halothermothrix orenii H 168, the sequence CATCTTTCTTTTTGTTTTCTCAATAAGATAATTTTTCCCTGTTTGTAAATACGAAGGGATTACTTTTTTTCCTTCATAATAATATTCACTATTTCTTATCTTATAAGTGGATCCGTTTGGAATTATCTTTTTGCCAGTCTTTCTCTTCCATATGTAATTCATTGCCTTTATAGCTACATCACCCATTAGAAGATATACTTGTACATTTGAAAAATAATTTATTTCTTGTTCTAGAATTTCTGAACACTTTTTTATAGTCTTAGCTGATATCCGATATTGAAGCTTTGGACACTTAACTGCGGTTGTAACATATACTCCTAAGTCAATTAAATCATTTATACTATCTATTGTTATTCCAGAATCTTTAAAAGCCTGTATTGTTGTCTTCATGTAGTCAGATTCATCGGAAAAATAAAAGTAATCTTCTCTATTAACTGGTGGCACTTCTGATATCATTAAAATCTTTATTTTCTCTGGCTCAATATCTTTTGAAGGTACTAAGAATCCATTTGAATTAATATCACTGCATAAAAGATGGTTACAATTTATGTGATCTTTAATATTCATTATTTTCTCCTTTCCTTACATAATAAGCAAACGGCAAAAATGTCACATAACGTCCCCAGTGTTCCCGACGTGCCTGGGCCCCCTGGGCCTGGTACGATGTTTGCTAATATTTCTTCCAGTTTGATTCACTTGCAAACATCGTACCAGAAGGCATGTCCCGAAGGGCAGGCTGGTCTTTAGCCAAGCGGGAACACTGTGTTA encodes:
- a CDS encoding uracil-DNA glycosylase family protein, with translation MNIKDHINCNHLLCSDINSNGFLVPSKDIEPEKIKILMISEVPPVNREDYFYFSDESDYMKTTIQAFKDSGITIDSINDLIDLGVYVTTAVKCPKLQYRISAKTIKKCSEILEQEINYFSNVQVYLLMGDVAIKAMNYIWKRKTGKKIIPNGSTYKIRNSEYYYEGKKVIPSYLQTGKNYLIEKTKRKMISEDIKKAFDFVNNKG